A stretch of the Archangium violaceum genome encodes the following:
- the cra gene encoding catabolite repressor/activator, producing the protein MTLSDIARLAGVSRTTASYVLNGQAEARRISPETVARVREVAERHNFRIDAQAAALRRGASRTLGLIIPDLENASYAKLAKLLEHGARKEGYQLLIVGSDDDPATERELALMLRARRCDALIVASALPGEDAFYAELMEGGIPVIAVDRSLDPRRFVCVISDNTSAAETLTRSVLDKKTRRIAWLDAVDTLSITVERREGFRRAVTGHVAHVHELTGARYDRATGARSMRELLATHGLPDALITSSYTLMEGVLDVLLESPEGLPRKLRMATFGDDRLLDFLPLRVNSLPQRHERIAEVTLARALDAVQGHYEPGCEVVTRELKRRG; encoded by the coding sequence ATGACGCTGTCCGACATCGCGCGCCTGGCGGGAGTCTCGCGAACCACGGCCAGCTACGTGCTCAACGGCCAGGCCGAGGCGCGCCGCATCAGCCCCGAGACGGTGGCGAGGGTGAGGGAGGTGGCCGAACGCCACAACTTCCGCATCGACGCCCAGGCGGCGGCCTTGCGGCGTGGAGCCAGCCGCACCCTGGGCCTCATCATTCCGGACCTCGAGAACGCCAGCTACGCGAAGCTCGCGAAGCTGCTCGAGCACGGGGCCCGGAAGGAAGGCTACCAACTGCTCATCGTCGGCTCCGATGATGACCCGGCCACCGAGCGGGAGCTCGCGTTGATGCTGCGGGCGAGGCGCTGCGATGCGCTCATCGTGGCGAGCGCGCTACCGGGCGAGGACGCGTTCTACGCGGAGTTGATGGAGGGCGGGATACCGGTCATCGCGGTCGACCGCTCCCTGGATCCACGGCGCTTCGTCTGCGTCATCAGCGACAACACGTCGGCGGCCGAAACGCTGACGCGCTCGGTGCTCGACAAGAAGACCCGACGCATCGCCTGGCTGGACGCGGTGGACACGCTCTCCATCACCGTCGAGCGGCGCGAGGGATTCCGGCGTGCCGTCACGGGCCACGTCGCGCACGTCCATGAGCTCACCGGCGCCCGGTATGACCGTGCGACCGGCGCCCGCTCGATGCGCGAGTTGCTCGCCACACACGGCCTGCCGGACGCGCTGATCACGAGCTCGTACACGTTGATGGAGGGCGTGCTCGACGTGCTGCTCGAATCACCCGAGGGCCTGCCGCGGAAGTTGCGGATGGCGACGTTCGGGGATGATCGGCTGCTCGACTTCCTGCCATTGCGGGTCAACTCACTGCCGCAGCGGCACGAGCGCATCGCCGAGGTGACGCTGGCGCGCGCGCTGGACGCGGTGCAGGGCCACTATGAGCCCGGTTGCGAGGTGGTCACCCGCGAGCTCAAGCGCCGCGGCTGA
- a CDS encoding transposase family protein has protein sequence MRGQSGVSPPTTDEARPRTCPRCGQPAFEGGEVWIHGHGVVQRQQRGPEAPGKVTVKREVSCRRYRCKACTAVLTVVPASALARKHFSGAAMALALTLWGLCGWSAAQVRAVVGGQLPPEGKPRGWRTLARWARQVADGKLWASLDSRAQGAPRQVAARVAQALCGRAPPWARAAGLPHQAFAGACHVN, from the coding sequence ATGAGAGGGCAGAGCGGTGTGTCGCCGCCCACCACCGACGAGGCCCGCCCGCGCACGTGTCCGCGGTGCGGCCAGCCGGCTTTCGAAGGGGGCGAGGTGTGGATACACGGGCATGGCGTGGTACAGCGGCAGCAGCGAGGGCCCGAGGCACCCGGAAAGGTGACGGTGAAGCGGGAGGTATCCTGTCGTCGCTACCGCTGCAAAGCGTGTACGGCCGTGCTGACGGTGGTGCCTGCGTCCGCGCTGGCCCGCAAGCACTTCTCGGGAGCGGCCATGGCGCTGGCGCTGACGCTCTGGGGCCTGTGCGGCTGGAGCGCGGCCCAGGTACGCGCCGTGGTCGGTGGACAGCTGCCACCGGAGGGAAAGCCCCGAGGATGGCGGACACTGGCGCGCTGGGCCCGGCAGGTGGCGGATGGGAAGCTGTGGGCCTCGCTGGATTCGCGGGCCCAGGGTGCACCCAGGCAGGTGGCGGCACGTGTCGCCCAGGCCTTGTGCGGCCGGGCACCGCCCTGGGCACGGGCAGCCGGGTTGCCCCACCAGGCGTTCGCCGGGGCTTGCCATGTGAACTGA
- the ptsP gene encoding phosphoenolpyruvate--protein phosphotransferase: protein MLTLTREDVRLGCRAADWRAALAQAAEELVRAGRVSAEYGEGLLAREAQASTYLGNGIAIPHGTPESRRYVRSTGIRVLQFPEGVQWHDGSRVNLLVTIAAQSDEHLDILRQLTRVLDREGVAETLARATNAEDVLATLTHLPASAKLDAETLCLGVPARDHLELAMAAAARLRHAGCVESSFVAAIAGQQPMPLGQGLWLVFAATGVKTPALALATPEKRFQDAAGDVVGVFCLAAHGDAHRALLERLDGMLARGDGNTLDGLPAEQILSRLAGESARAETARVRLLNPHGLHARPARELVLVARQQTAQVYVRLLEGNGEAVSTSSLTRILGLGARRGQTLVFSAEGEGAARAVAAMVEAVRGGLGEPVTPLDERREREREAVTAPVVETAPVVPPVADEPMTAVPAAPGVAIAPAYVLRMPEFRYAERAEDAARERGRLEKALVGAQQQLEALVQRTVGGEVSKILSIHAEMLQDPDLRDAALEAIGEGASAEAGWWRAIDTAARAQESLADRLLAERAADLRDVGRRVLGLLCGVEMPTPPEQPYILVADDVGPSDVARLDTAKVRGLVTARGGATSHSAILARALGIAAVAGAGERVLALTSGVELIVDGELGRVVAAPSPARRQRTEKRIEEQEARQRAAHGRRHEEARTLDGHRVEVAANLGNTAHAADAVERGAEAIGLLRTEFVFMGHPRFPDLETQIAEYREAFDALGGRPLVARTLDVGGDKPLPYWPVGQEDNPFLGLRGIRLTLTRPEVLETQLRALLTAAGNLPLRIMFPMVKDIEEFRAGKALFDRVQAEVRATDVQLGVMIEVPSCALLAPTLAKEADFFSIGTNDLTQYTLAIDRGHPRLSAQSDAIHPAVLRLIQLTVQAAHAEGRWVGVCGELGSDPQAVPVLVGLGVDELSVSSRRVPLVKARIRELTLTRAREMAELALRQPTSAAVREALESF from the coding sequence ATGCTCACGCTGACCCGGGAGGATGTCCGGCTGGGCTGTCGCGCCGCGGACTGGCGCGCGGCCCTGGCTCAAGCCGCCGAGGAACTGGTCCGGGCTGGCCGTGTATCCGCCGAGTATGGCGAGGGTCTGCTCGCTCGGGAGGCCCAGGCCTCCACGTACCTGGGCAACGGCATCGCCATTCCACACGGCACTCCCGAGAGCCGGCGCTATGTGCGCTCCACCGGAATTCGCGTGCTCCAGTTCCCCGAGGGCGTCCAATGGCATGACGGCTCCCGGGTGAACCTGCTGGTGACGATCGCCGCGCAGTCCGACGAGCACCTGGACATCCTGCGTCAGCTCACGCGCGTGTTGGACAGGGAGGGCGTGGCCGAGACGCTGGCCCGCGCGACGAACGCCGAGGACGTGCTCGCGACGCTGACCCACCTCCCGGCGTCGGCGAAGCTCGACGCGGAGACACTCTGTCTGGGCGTGCCGGCGCGTGATCACCTGGAGCTGGCCATGGCCGCCGCGGCGCGTCTGCGTCATGCCGGCTGCGTGGAGTCGAGCTTCGTCGCGGCCATCGCCGGACAGCAGCCGATGCCGCTGGGCCAGGGACTGTGGCTCGTGTTCGCCGCCACCGGCGTCAAGACACCGGCGCTGGCGCTGGCGACGCCGGAGAAGCGGTTCCAGGATGCGGCCGGAGACGTCGTCGGCGTCTTCTGCCTGGCGGCCCACGGTGATGCGCATCGCGCGCTGCTCGAGCGTCTGGACGGGATGCTCGCGCGCGGTGATGGCAACACCCTGGATGGACTGCCCGCCGAGCAGATTCTGTCGCGGTTGGCGGGCGAATCCGCACGAGCCGAGACCGCCCGTGTCCGCCTGCTCAATCCGCACGGACTGCATGCTCGGCCGGCCAGGGAGCTGGTGCTGGTGGCGCGACAGCAGACCGCGCAGGTCTACGTCCGCCTGCTCGAAGGCAATGGCGAGGCGGTCTCCACGAGCAGCCTGACCCGGATCCTCGGCCTGGGCGCGCGCCGTGGCCAGACGCTGGTGTTCTCGGCCGAGGGTGAGGGCGCGGCGCGGGCCGTCGCGGCCATGGTGGAAGCGGTGCGCGGGGGGCTCGGCGAGCCGGTGACGCCGCTCGACGAGCGGCGCGAGCGTGAGCGCGAGGCGGTCACCGCCCCTGTCGTCGAGACAGCGCCCGTCGTCCCCCCGGTAGCCGACGAGCCGATGACGGCCGTGCCGGCGGCACCGGGTGTGGCGATCGCGCCCGCCTACGTGCTGCGTATGCCGGAGTTCCGTTATGCCGAGCGCGCCGAGGACGCCGCACGGGAACGCGGACGGCTCGAGAAAGCGCTCGTGGGGGCCCAGCAGCAACTCGAGGCGCTGGTGCAGCGCACGGTGGGCGGCGAGGTCTCGAAGATCCTGTCGATCCACGCGGAGATGTTGCAGGACCCGGATCTTCGTGACGCGGCCCTCGAGGCCATCGGTGAGGGGGCGTCGGCCGAGGCCGGCTGGTGGCGGGCGATCGACACCGCGGCGCGCGCGCAGGAATCGCTGGCGGACCGGTTGCTGGCCGAACGCGCGGCGGACCTGCGCGATGTGGGCCGTCGTGTACTCGGTCTGCTGTGCGGCGTGGAGATGCCGACGCCGCCGGAGCAGCCCTACATCCTGGTGGCGGACGATGTCGGGCCCTCCGACGTCGCGCGGTTGGATACGGCGAAGGTGCGCGGCCTCGTCACCGCGCGCGGTGGAGCCACCTCACACAGTGCGATTCTCGCGCGGGCGCTCGGCATCGCCGCCGTCGCGGGGGCGGGGGAGCGCGTGCTGGCGTTGACGTCCGGTGTCGAGCTCATCGTGGATGGAGAGCTCGGGCGGGTCGTCGCCGCTCCGAGCCCGGCGCGCCGGCAGCGCACCGAGAAGCGCATCGAGGAACAGGAGGCGCGGCAGCGGGCGGCCCATGGCCGGCGCCACGAGGAGGCACGTACGCTCGATGGCCACCGCGTGGAGGTCGCCGCGAACCTGGGCAACACCGCGCACGCCGCCGATGCCGTCGAGCGCGGGGCCGAGGCCATTGGTCTGCTGCGCACCGAGTTCGTGTTCATGGGGCATCCGCGGTTTCCGGATCTCGAGACGCAGATCGCCGAGTACCGCGAGGCCTTCGATGCGCTGGGAGGCCGTCCGCTGGTGGCGCGCACGCTGGATGTCGGCGGTGACAAGCCATTGCCGTATTGGCCTGTCGGGCAGGAGGACAATCCCTTCCTCGGTCTGCGCGGCATCCGTTTGACGCTGACGCGGCCCGAGGTGCTCGAGACGCAGCTGCGCGCCCTGCTGACCGCCGCCGGCAACCTCCCGTTGCGCATCATGTTCCCGATGGTGAAGGACATCGAGGAGTTCCGGGCGGGCAAGGCCCTCTTCGACCGCGTCCAGGCCGAGGTGAGGGCGACCGACGTCCAGCTCGGGGTGATGATCGAAGTGCCCTCGTGCGCGCTGCTCGCGCCCACGCTCGCGAAGGAGGCCGACTTCTTCTCGATCGGGACCAACGATCTCACCCAGTACACGCTGGCGATCGACCGCGGCCATCCGCGATTGTCCGCGCAGTCCGATGCCATCCACCCGGCCGTGTTGCGGCTCATCCAGCTGACGGTCCAGGCCGCGCATGCCGAGGGCCGCTGGGTTGGCGTGTGTGGTGAGCTCGGTTCGGATCCCCAGGCGGTTCCGGTGTTGGTGGGTCTGGGGGTCGATGAGCTGTCCGTCAGCAGCCGCCGCGTGCCGTTGGTGAAGGCCCGCATCCGCGAGCTGACGCTGACCCGGGCACGCGAAATGGCCGAGCTCGCGCTGCGGCAGCCCACCTCCGCCGCGGTTCGCGAAGCCCTGGAGTCCTTCTGA
- the pfkB gene encoding 1-phosphofructokinase has translation MARILTLTLNPALDLAILCGPLRLGEVNRTESTRLDAGGKGINVARVLAGLGHDVTVSGLLGTDNEAPFVRAFAEGGLRDAFIRVPGETRINAKLSEPGGRVTDLNGPGPLIPAHALDSLTERLESLLPGLDAVVISGSLPPNVAPSKIAGLIIMVRARQVPVWLDTSGAALMSGLAARPSGVKPNETELAEWAGHPLDTPEARLQAALRLNAEGIEDVIVSAGAEGVIWAQRGSALMATSPRVPVVSTVGAGDTLLAGMLHGTLSGLPRERGLRFATALAAESVRHVGVGDPRTADFEQLQQQTLVRSLGPDSFTGETHG, from the coding sequence ATGGCGCGCATCCTGACGCTGACATTGAATCCCGCGCTGGATCTCGCGATCCTGTGCGGCCCCCTCCGGCTCGGAGAGGTCAACCGGACCGAGAGCACCCGCCTCGATGCCGGTGGCAAGGGCATCAACGTGGCGCGTGTCCTCGCGGGACTGGGCCATGACGTCACCGTGTCGGGTCTGCTCGGCACGGACAACGAGGCGCCCTTCGTGCGGGCCTTCGCCGAAGGTGGGCTGCGCGACGCGTTCATCCGGGTCCCGGGTGAGACGCGCATCAACGCGAAGCTCTCCGAGCCGGGCGGGCGCGTGACGGACCTGAACGGGCCGGGCCCTCTGATTCCGGCGCACGCGCTGGACTCGTTGACCGAGCGCCTGGAGTCTCTGCTGCCCGGGCTCGATGCGGTGGTGATCTCCGGCAGCCTCCCGCCGAACGTGGCGCCGTCGAAGATCGCCGGCCTCATCATCATGGTTCGCGCGCGTCAGGTACCGGTGTGGCTCGACACCAGCGGAGCGGCGCTGATGTCGGGGCTGGCCGCGCGGCCCTCGGGGGTCAAACCCAACGAGACGGAGCTGGCCGAGTGGGCGGGTCACCCGCTCGATACGCCGGAGGCGCGTCTGCAGGCGGCGCTGCGGCTCAACGCCGAGGGCATCGAGGACGTGATTGTCTCCGCGGGGGCCGAGGGGGTCATCTGGGCCCAGCGAGGCAGCGCCCTGATGGCCACCTCGCCGCGGGTTCCCGTGGTCAGCACGGTCGGCGCGGGCGATACGCTGCTGGCCGGCATGCTGCACGGCACCCTGTCCGGTCTGCCGCGCGAGCGGGGACTCCGCTTCGCGACGGCGCTCGCCGCAGAGTCCGTGCGCCATGTGGGCGTCGGCGATCCGAGGACCGCGGATTTCGAGCAGCTTCAGCAGCAGACCCTCGTCCGGAGCCTGGGCCCGGACTCATTCACTGGGGAGACTCACGGATGA
- a CDS encoding SMI1/KNR4 family protein, with translation MPAQEEQGVEAVMEELLLRVVPGLAEQWKGATPDQIARIERTAGRPLPPFYRWFLSRMGQSMGPLAYRTLDFSAQRVLERYDEEWVEPHPRLLLIAHDSQEMMPTSLFYDLDDTVRGDALVAAKEEGAYDDDLYERFETLREMLAWSALSMFRLKKMPQRCGGTFSGDQPDILSLVEPVMRSLGFVQPISTGPFCGLYERADAAMICKGMPRHGFDEARSFSFGGSDAGVLSKILGEIAAASSLRVKVSEWTPALA, from the coding sequence ATGCCAGCACAAGAAGAGCAAGGCGTAGAGGCCGTGATGGAAGAGCTGCTGCTCAGAGTCGTGCCTGGACTCGCGGAGCAGTGGAAGGGCGCCACGCCCGATCAGATCGCGCGAATCGAGCGGACTGCGGGCCGCCCCCTGCCTCCATTCTATCGCTGGTTCCTCAGCCGCATGGGGCAGAGCATGGGACCTCTGGCCTATCGAACTCTCGACTTCTCGGCGCAGCGTGTGCTGGAGCGTTACGACGAGGAGTGGGTCGAGCCGCATCCCCGCCTCCTGCTGATCGCGCATGACTCACAAGAGATGATGCCCACATCCCTGTTCTACGACCTCGACGACACAGTACGCGGCGATGCTCTGGTGGCGGCGAAGGAGGAAGGAGCCTACGATGATGACCTCTACGAGAGGTTCGAGACCTTGCGCGAGATGCTGGCGTGGAGCGCTTTGTCCATGTTCCGGCTGAAGAAGATGCCACAGCGGTGTGGTGGCACTTTCAGTGGCGACCAGCCAGACATCCTCTCTCTCGTCGAGCCGGTGATGAGAAGCCTTGGCTTCGTGCAGCCGATCTCCACTGGCCCCTTCTGCGGACTGTATGAACGAGCTGATGCGGCCATGATCTGCAAGGGAATGCCGAGGCATGGATTCGATGAGGCGCGGTCCTTCTCTTTCGGGGGTAGCGACGCCGGAGTCCTCAGTAAGATCCTGGGTGAAATCGCGGCGGCCTCCTCGCTGCGGGTCAAGGTCTCCGAATGGACTCCTGCGCTCGCGTGA
- a CDS encoding CotH kinase family protein: MKRSVRIGALATLALTFATGCGGIERPEGWSEESHGKEAPPAYDVVFAQGKVNRIDLTISAADWQTMQDDMTAMLGEFGAGGGMTGGGGGGGVPGGGGLPPELTEACKDKAEGDACTATLNGNTFTSTCAKTPDGTQHQCQPPRGTGGGGAPGGGGAPGGGGAPGGGGAPGGGGDLIPNTPVYVPSTVHFNGKTWNYVGVRMKGNSTLAQTWRSGVGKLPFRLNFDEFEDAHPEIDDQRFYGFDKLSLGNGAADTSLMRDKLSTDIFREHGVPAGHTAFVALYVDHGNGPQYFGLYTLNEDPDEPLLDRSFGGHKGALYEADGVGARLQTFDQESFDIQSNEEQGWTPVEELIAALNSDRTDAAAWRARLEAELDVEGFLQWLAVNTLLQNWDAYGAMPHNYYLYSNPDEGGRLHWITWDHDRSMGEGMGRTTSLTHDTVDATWPLIRFLMDDPVYAETYKRYALDAARGPLAPDVLQARMREAHELIAPYVVGENAEQQGYTFISSPQVFEDSLSGTNGLLNFAAKRQAEVEAALGTSP, translated from the coding sequence ATGAAGAGAAGTGTACGCATCGGAGCACTTGCCACACTTGCCCTCACCTTCGCGACCGGCTGCGGCGGCATCGAACGGCCCGAGGGCTGGAGCGAGGAGTCGCACGGCAAGGAGGCCCCTCCCGCCTATGACGTCGTCTTCGCGCAGGGAAAGGTGAATCGGATCGACCTCACCATCTCGGCCGCGGACTGGCAGACGATGCAGGACGACATGACCGCCATGCTGGGCGAGTTCGGCGCCGGCGGAGGCATGACTGGCGGTGGAGGCGGGGGTGGCGTTCCCGGCGGCGGCGGACTTCCCCCCGAGCTCACGGAGGCCTGCAAGGACAAGGCGGAAGGGGACGCCTGCACCGCGACCCTCAACGGCAACACCTTCACCAGCACCTGCGCCAAGACGCCGGATGGCACCCAGCACCAGTGCCAGCCCCCGCGTGGGACTGGTGGTGGCGGCGCTCCCGGTGGTGGCGGCGCTCCCGGTGGTGGCGGCGCTCCCGGTGGTGGCGGCGCTCCCGGCGGCGGCGGGGACCTCATCCCCAACACGCCCGTGTACGTGCCCTCCACGGTGCACTTCAACGGGAAGACCTGGAACTACGTGGGCGTGCGCATGAAGGGCAACTCCACGCTGGCGCAGACGTGGCGCAGCGGCGTGGGCAAGCTGCCCTTCCGGCTCAACTTCGACGAGTTCGAGGACGCGCACCCGGAGATCGACGACCAGCGCTTCTACGGCTTCGACAAGCTGTCGCTCGGCAACGGCGCGGCCGACACCTCGCTGATGCGCGACAAGCTGTCCACGGACATCTTCCGTGAGCACGGGGTGCCCGCGGGCCACACCGCCTTCGTCGCCCTGTACGTGGACCACGGCAACGGGCCCCAGTACTTCGGCCTCTACACGCTCAACGAGGATCCGGATGAGCCGCTGCTCGACCGGAGCTTCGGGGGCCACAAGGGGGCGCTCTACGAGGCGGATGGCGTGGGGGCGCGGTTGCAGACCTTCGACCAGGAGTCCTTCGACATCCAGTCGAACGAGGAGCAGGGGTGGACCCCCGTGGAGGAGCTCATCGCCGCGCTCAACTCCGACCGCACCGACGCGGCGGCCTGGCGCGCGCGCCTGGAGGCGGAGCTGGACGTGGAGGGCTTCCTCCAGTGGCTCGCCGTCAACACGCTGCTGCAGAACTGGGACGCCTACGGCGCCATGCCGCACAACTACTACCTCTATTCCAACCCGGACGAGGGCGGGCGGCTGCACTGGATTACCTGGGACCACGACCGGTCCATGGGCGAGGGCATGGGGCGGACGACGTCCCTGACGCACGACACCGTGGACGCGACCTGGCCGCTCATCCGCTTCCTCATGGATGACCCCGTCTACGCGGAGACCTACAAGCGGTACGCGCTGGATGCCGCGCGGGGACCACTCGCCCCGGACGTGCTGCAGGCCCGCATGCGCGAGGCGCACGAGCTCATCGCCCCGTACGTGGTGGGCGAGAACGCGGAGCAGCAGGGCTACACCTTCATCAGCAGTCCCCAGGTGTTCGAGGACTCGCTCAGTGGCACCAACGGCCTGCTGAACTTCGCGGCGAAGCGTCAGGCCGAGGTCGAAGCCGCTCTCGGAACGAGCCCATGA